The Miscanthus floridulus cultivar M001 chromosome 17, ASM1932011v1, whole genome shotgun sequence genome has a window encoding:
- the LOC136516139 gene encoding E3 ubiquitin-protein ligase BRE1-like yields MAKGDRKVQSEDEGSDSYSDSDDEFEAPTYDELAKLLGKYTKIIMKTRAKNGQLEQHNDSLIDQLDIATRASNELKSENKSISSLAKELKLSLKELKEKHDKLERTSQELRTRYNLLQDEYTNVKINYDTLLIANEYLVDEPHVAINPIAKIDVATSCDDLMVEFIEQESSCKGKQVVVANHYDDYVKIKNENEKLKLDLAKLTTTKAIVIEAHDEDYDMSLEVDKLREENKKLKIEKNHLAIGFEKFTKGHNL; encoded by the coding sequence atggccaagggtgaccggaAGGTACAAAGTGAGGATGAGGGAAGTGATAGttatagtgatagtgatgatgagtttGAAGCTCCCACTTATGATGAACTTGCTAAATTGCTTGGTAAATACACCAAAATCATAATGAAGACTAGGGCTAAAAATGGTCAACTTGAGCAACACAATGATTCACTCATTGATCAACTTGACATTGCCACTAGAGCTAGTAATGAACTTAAAAGTGAAAACAAATCTATATCTTCACTTGCCAAGGAGCTCAAATTATCTCTCAAAGAGCTTAAAGAGAAACATGATAAGCTAGAGAGGACATCTCAAGAGCTTAGAACTAGATATAACTTACTTCAAGATGAGTATACAAATGTTaaaatcaattatgatactcttctCATTGCAAATGAATATCTTGTTGATGAACCACATGTTGCTATTAACCCCATTGCTAAGATTGATGTAGCAACttcatgtgatgacttaatggttgAGTTCATTGAGCAAGAGTCTAgttgcaagggcaagcaagtggttgtggCAAATCACTATGATGACTATGTCAAGATCAAaaatgaaaatgagaagctcaagttggatcTTGCCAAGCTCACCACAACCAAAGCTATTGTGATTGAGGCACATGATGAAGACTATGACATGTCACTTGAAGTTGATAAGCTaagggaagaaaacaagaaactaaaGATTGAGAAGAACCACCTTGCTATTGGATTTGAGAAGTTCACTAAGGGTCATAATCTCTAA
- the LOC136516138 gene encoding uncharacterized protein: MSHGDRPPPFFEGDDFPYWKVCMEAYLEAVDVGVLKAATDGFANIRYDDDPFGDDTHHEKWNAKAKNIIFRGICKDVFNRVRNAKDEHELWTNICALHEGTNSEREERYHLVISKMNAFTILPNENANEMYSHLNILVEELNGLGLTQMQPLDVVRKILCVLPIGKYGHIITVLHQGDLSNATPTQILGKINAHEMYLHINPKEESTSSNKKKDLAFKASHDKGKNKIELESTSEDEDDTNIALIVRKTTKMLKKLNKSGVKFDSRKKKFFTSSKRKPISEMDCYNCGDLGHLSHQCTKPKKDKYKKKYKNGKDER, encoded by the coding sequence atgtcccatggggataGACCACCACCCTTCTTTGAAGGAGacgactttccatattggaaagttTGTATGGAGGCTTATCTAGAGGCCGTCGATGTTGGGGTGCTCAAAGCCGCCACCGATGGGTTTGCTAATATTAGATATGATGATGACCCATTTGGTGATGACACCCAtcatgaaaaatggaatgcaaaagcCAAAAACATCATTTTTAGAGGCATTTGCAAGGATGTTTTCAACCGTGTGCGTAATGCTAAAGACGAACATGAGTTATGGACCAATATTTGTGCTCTTCATGAAGGCACAAacagtgagcgtgaggaacgctatcatttGGTCATTAGCAAGATGAATGCTTTTACTATACTTCCAAATGAaaatgctaatgaaatgtactcacactTGAATATCCTTGTAGAAGAGCTAAATGgtcttggactcacacaaatgcaaccactCGATGTTGTGAGGAAGATATTGTGTGTGCTCCCAATTggcaaatatgggcacattatcACGGTTCTTCATCAAGGAGATCTTTCCaatgctacaccaactcaaatattgggaaagatcaatgctcatgagatgtacttGCATATCAACCCCAAAGAAGAGTCAACATCttccaacaagaagaaagacttggcattcaaggcaagCCATGACAAGGGCAAGAACAAGATAGAACTTGAAAgcacaagtgaagatgaagatgacacCAACATTGCTCTTATAGTAAGGAAGACCAcaaagatgctcaagaagctcaaCAAAAGCGGTGTCAAGTTTGACTCAagaaagaagaaattcttcacaagTAGCAAGAGAAAACcaatctctgaaatggattgctacaattgtggagatcttggtcatctatctcatcaatgcaccaagccaaagaaagacaagtacaagaagaagtacaagaatGGCAAAGATGAGagatga